A segment of the Oncorhynchus nerka isolate Pitt River linkage group LG19, Oner_Uvic_2.0, whole genome shotgun sequence genome:
CGCGGCGTTTGGGGCGTGGCTGGGGGAAGGGCTGGGGCACAGGGTCAGGCAGCAGTGGGGTGGAGCGGCGTACTGGGCTGCGGTCCCTGTCCCCTGACTTAGTCCCCATCTGCTGCTCCGCTAGAACCTGCTGGCCCTGCTGGAAGAAGCGGGCCCGTGCTGCCTCAAAGATGGCCTGGGCAGTGGGTTCTGCACCCCCCATGGAGCCATAGGCTGAGCTGGCGTTGTAGAGGGCCGAGGCTCCGCCATAGGCCGGGTTGACAGCAGCCTGGGCTGACGGTGCCTCTCCAGCTGTGGGGTCATACTGGTTACCGTAGCCTTCTGCGTCCGATGTGGCTGAATTCTGATAGCTGGCGGCCTGGTTGGCTATAGAGTCGTATACCTGATCCGCTACAGAGCCGTACACCTGGCTGGCGAGGGCACCGTAGACCGCAGGGCTCACTGGAGTACCATCTGTGGCGCTGGCTGCCGTCATGCCCTTTAGCGCAGCGTATGTGGGATCAAAGCTTGTTGTGTTGTAGACAGAGTTGTGCAAGCTCTGCTGCACCTGAAGAGGCAGACCTGCAGCTGCAGCAACGGCAGCAGCCAGTACAGCAGCCTGACTCTGGTGGTGCTCCATATGAGGGTTGATGGAGGGGCTTTCAGTGGCATAGTGACTCATGATGGGGGCCTTTGCTGTAGTCGTGGTGGGATTACTGGGCTGCACATTGGAGAGCTCCACAGAGAGCGGTCGGCCTTTGAAGGTGGTCCCATGGAGAGCCTCAATAGCCTGCACTGCATCCTCCTTCCGCTCCATGTGTACAAAGGCATACCCCGCAGAGGAGGAGAGCCTCGCTGTAACCAAGCACAGGATGATAAGACAGTCAGCTAATGAAGTAACCACTAACCATGTTTACCATCCATTCTGATGAGTAAAGTACAGGTTTGATAAAACTCACCATAGGCCTGATGGAAACTAAAATTGTCTTAACTTTCCTAAATGTTGACAAAACACGTTCGACAGGATTGTATAAAAACTATTTTATGGTGAAATATAATGTGATAAACTGTGGTGGATATGCTTTTTTTTTTGCATAGTTGTTGCTCGAATAACCATCATATGGAAGTAAATTTGCACTCATGCTATGTTGTGCGGTCCTCCTACTACGAGGTGAAAAAAACGCAGTTTATTAAAGTTATGATGAAcctgatgagcttgatgcttatTTCCAATACATTTCAAAAGGTCTTAATTTGGATGCTGGTGACAAAGTTATCAGTGATTGGCTGTCGATTAGATTTAATTGACCAATAAAAATGATCTTCCTCTTAGCCATTAATCTCATGTACCCTGTGTGTTGTATCTACGAGCTATAGGCTAGAGTGCACGTCCCAAGACCACCATGGACAAATGTACTGTTTATCCCACgagtttgtgacaaaaccattGACAGAGTTAAGATACAGAACAAAGTGCATGATGTCATTACACACAGTTTTGTATCCTCAACAGACCAATTTGCTTAAAATACCCCTATCAGTATAATTTGAATACCAGTATTTGCTTAAAAATCTTTTGACAAGTGGATGGGAGGGTAGAGACTCACCTTTGACCTTATCACACTCCAGAACTTTCCCAAAGGTCTGAAAGAGCTCTTGCAGGTCCTCAGCAGAACACATGGCACTGAGATTCCCCACAAAGACCTTGGTGGAATGCATGGGCCTTCCGCGGGACTCTTCAACCACCAGGTTGCGGCCACGGAACTCCCGTCCATTCAGTTCCCTTATGGCTAGATCAGCAGCACCATCTCCCTGAAGATGGATGAAGGCAAACTGCCGGAGTACACTGCAGGTGACCACCTGTCCATATGGCCCAAAGAGCTGTGTCAGGTCCTCCTGAGAGGTGTCCAAAGCCAGGTTCCCCACAAAGAGCTTTATAGCTTCGTTCTTATCCGTTGACTCCATGGTTGGGTACACCTGGGGAAGGAgcagggtgtcagtgacctagctagctaatttaggtTTATATTTTAGCTGATGACATAGCTGTTATTAAGGGACGTCTTAAGAAAAACCGCATGCAACCACTATAGGCAAATCATGAATATAGTAGTTTAATAAAACGTGACAAGTAACTAACAATAGTTTAACGCATAAAGCTAAAACTAGTCCATAGTCAACATTAGAAaacctagctagcaagctaacgtttGTTTCCCCCTCCCTTCTCGAGTCGAGGTGGCATCAATTCGGTGATGCTTGGCAACACCCGATCGGGAAACACGAGATGCTCATATCGTTACATGAAATTGCTGTACTATACACACATTAGTTGGTCGAGGTGTGATCAGATTTATCCTGGCtcgctagctggctagctaaattATCAATTCGGCGCGGATTAGAGTTAGCTTGCTGGCTAGCTAAACTAGCCATTTTGCGGTGTTGAAAAATAATGTTCAGAAGCAGTTTAACTAATTACATCTATTTGCAACTATTCAGAGCATTATGCACATTTTTATATCACATTGTGCATTCATAAAAGTTGCCAAGCTAAACAAATATTACTCAAATTTACACATACAAAAAATAAGCACACTGTGCATCCATCTTACCTAACGTGGTGCAATATTTCCAATGACCACCTCCGGTTCCGATCTTTGAGAGAGTGACGTATGATATTTTCAACAAATCACTAGAGCAGAAGTCTGGTTACATGTAAACGTTCATGGCAGGCGTATTACACAATGTCGGCTACAATCTTTTTCTACGATGTAAATGACCATGTTGTTTGAGTGAAGTGAGTTTTGCTTATCACTCCAGCAGACGTGTAATGTTGTTGCAGCAAAGCGCCTGGGTCTCGCTCCCAAAGCCCCAGACATTGTGTTACAACCATAGTGATCCTTGTGTTCGAATTCCTAATGTTATGCTTTCAACCATTACTTCTTGTTGTTGCATTTGCCTGGTAAATGATGTCAAACCTTTTCTCTAAAGTATCAAATTAAACAGACATTTACATTTCAATAAATAGGTTGTGTATGTCTGTAAAATATGTTAATAATTGCAACCTAATTTGGTTGCAATTGGTGGTGACCACTCGGAAGTTTAAAAATAATTGATGCAGATGAATTGTCTAGTCCTCCATCACAAAGTACAGGATACAGATAGATTGTAATTGTTTTTTAGAGGCGAATTTCCCATTAAAAATACTGTATTCGGGGACTGCATTGTAATTGTGTTTACGAGGCGAATTTCCCTTTGAAAATACTGTTTCAATTGAATTTCCGCAACGTGGTGACGGGCGCAGGCGTATTTAACCTTGGTTCAGGTTTGTTTCTCTCCCAAGTGTGAATGAAAAATATACGGAAGACAGCAGAGGAGTGCCAGGAACTTCTGAACTACAGCTTCACAGAGACTGGAGAGTCCCAGACAGATATCATGACGTATCCAGAGATCTAGGACTATTACATTCTCTATACTTTTGAAGTTTCAATGGCATTTGGAAATTCAGGGATCAGATGGGATTTACAGTAGGCTATTTAGAATAATCTCTGTCACATTTTAAGGACGACAGGGGATCGGTAGGTGAAGGTAAATTATGTCATGTCATTTATTTGAAAGTGTAAAACAAGGAACAGTTGCGAATATTTGTATGATTAGTGAAATCACGAAACCTGGCACTCGTTAACTGAAGGTATGCAAGAAGACCGCAGATCAAGGAAGTGCCGCGCACAGAGTGGTACAGATCGAGCAGCACGCAAGGTATGTTGGAAGCCCATACCATGTCCACAAATAGGATGCTGTAATGTTATTATTtatacaaataaaatacaaagTACATTTTTTCAATTTACTGAATGAAGTACCCTTTGATATCATGGTCAGTTATTACAATATAGTAAACTGTTATTTatggaagaagaaaaaatcaTCACTGGTTCCACAACATAAGAGCTGTATAACGCCATTAATGACCTCATTTTAAACTACTCGTTTGGCACTACACCTTCATGTTATTCTAGTGATACTGTATATTCAGGTCCTGGCAGGTAATTCATTACACCTTCATGTTATTCTAGTGATACTGTATATTCAGATCCTGGCAGGTCATTCACTACACCTTCATGTTATTCTAGTGATACTGTATATTCAGATCCTGGCAGGTAATTCATTACACCTTCATGTTATTCTAGTGATACTGTATATTCAGGTCCTGGCAGGTCATTCATTACACCTTCATGTTATTCTAGTGATACTGTATATTCAGGTCCTGGCAGGTAATTCATTACACCTTCATGTTATTCTAGTGATACTGTATATTCAGATCCTGGCAGGTCATTCATTACACCTTCATGTTATTCTAGTGATACTGTATATTCAGATCCTGGCAGGTCATTCACTACACCTTCATGTTATTCTAGTGATACTGTATATTCAGGTCCTGGCAGGTCATTCATTACACCTTCATGTTATTCTAGTGATACTGTATATTCAGTTCCTGGCAGGTCATTCATTACACCTTCATGTTATTCTAGTGATACTGTATATTCAGGTCCTGGCAGGTAATTCATTACACCTTCATGTTATTCTAGTGATACTGTATATTCAGATCCTGGCAGGTCATTCACTACACCTTCATGTTATTCTAGTGATACTGTATATTCAGATCCTGGCAGGTAATTCATTACACCTTCATGTTATTCTAGTGATACTGTATATTCAGATCCTGGCAGGTCATTCACTACACCTTCATGTTATTCTAGTGATACTGTATATTCAGGTCCTGGCAGGTCATTCATTACACCTTCATGTTATTCTAGTGATACTGTATATTCAGTTCCTGGCAGGTCATTCATTACACCTTCATGTTATTCT
Coding sequences within it:
- the LOC115147063 gene encoding RNA-binding protein 4-like, with the protein product MESTDKNEAIKLFVGNLALDTSQEDLTQLFGPYGQVVTCSVLRQFAFIHLQGDGAADLAIRELNGREFRGRNLVVEESRGRPMHSTKVFVGNLSAMCSAEDLQELFQTFGKVLECDKVKARLSSSAGYAFVHMERKEDAVQAIEALHGTTFKGRPLSVELSNVQPSNPTTTTAKAPIMSHYATESPSINPHMEHHQSQAAVLAAAVAAAAGLPLQVQQSLHNSVYNTTSFDPTYAALKGMTAASATDGTPVSPAVYGALASQVYGSVADQVYDSIANQAASYQNSATSDAEGYGNQYDPTAGEAPSAQAAVNPAYGGASALYNASSAYGSMGGAEPTAQAIFEAARARFFQQGQQVLAEQQMGTKSGDRDRSPVRRSTPLLPDPVPQPFPQPRPKRRALLPTPPGRPEDPAADRDPIARCYAEYYQQVQQYQQYQQYQQQYQQYQYGYPPPAPTQMPPTMPNYQMPMQAPPPTEAHTLEAPATYAPARAYDPPPSHKEPLLRRPDYSHMPEHR